The proteins below come from a single Elgaria multicarinata webbii isolate HBS135686 ecotype San Diego chromosome 11, rElgMul1.1.pri, whole genome shotgun sequence genomic window:
- the LOC134406903 gene encoding brain-derived neurotrophic factor-like, whose protein sequence is MLILLHAMVTPLLCVIRAAPLPDTTALSNTTDILGGEASLRDWDLFSPRVALSSHEPAGPPLLFLMEDSSAQPGQAANRTLKSKRSLDGSIRRGEMSVCDSVNVWVTDKRTAVDIRGKTVTVLSEVQTLTGPLKQYFFETKCNPAGGTVGGCRGVDRRHWISECKAKQSYVRALTMDSDKIVAWRWIRIDTSCVCTLLTRTGRT, encoded by the coding sequence ATGCTTATTCTGCTCCATGCCATGGTCACCCCATTGCTCTGTGTCATCCGTGCCGCTCCCCTTCCCGACACCACTGCCCTCTCTAACACCACTGATATCCTCGGGGGTGAGGCTTCCTTGAGGGATTGGGACCTCTTCTCTCCACGAGTCGCTCTTTCCAGCCATGAACCAGCGGGGCCCCCATTGCTTTTCCTCATGGAAGACTCCAGTGCCCAGCCAGGGCAGGCTGCCAACAGAACGCTCAAGTCCAAACGGTCGCTGGATGGTTCCATCCGCCGGGGAGAGATGTCAGTGTGCGACAGTGTCAACGTCTGGGTGACGGACAAGCGGACGGCTGTGGACATCCGTGGCAAAACCGTGACGGTGCTTTCTGAGGTCCAGACACTTACAGGCCCCCTTAAGCAATATTTCTTTGAGACAAAGTGTAATCCGGCGGGGGGGACAGTGGGGGGTTGCCGGGGCGTGGACCGCCGCCACTGGATCTCCGAGTGCAAGGCTAAACAGTCATACGTGAGGGCCCTCACTATGGATTCTGACAAGATTGTGGCCTGGCGATGGATCAGGATCGACACCTCGTGTGTCTGCACCCTACTCACTCGCACCGGCCGGACGTAG